A section of the Elizabethkingia anophelis R26 genome encodes:
- a CDS encoding SH3 domain-containing protein, with protein MRKVILSVILIIAVSCENKIVQESKTTVDTISANQLKTAQNYQNINGQPKSTSSNKYSFVVFVGEDFVSRNEKTVVTGIFETDPFLNQDDEYKLIDQAQRKNMINVELRNMQKRYLRSFNTYTEASQERERLLGINQDNRYVNNPRENYPVNRMDTAASPYYTVIESRAYFYKSPNRNSRKNSYLLYGAKIQVTEEANDFVYTIFTNTEGVTSRGWVLKSQLSAY; from the coding sequence ATGAGAAAAGTAATATTATCAGTAATTCTGATTATTGCAGTAAGTTGCGAAAACAAGATTGTACAGGAATCTAAAACAACTGTTGATACTATCAGTGCAAACCAGCTAAAAACTGCTCAAAACTACCAGAATATTAATGGTCAGCCTAAAAGTACATCCAGTAACAAGTACAGTTTTGTTGTTTTTGTTGGTGAAGATTTTGTATCCAGAAATGAAAAAACAGTTGTTACAGGAATCTTTGAAACTGATCCTTTTTTGAATCAGGATGATGAATACAAACTGATAGATCAGGCACAGCGAAAAAATATGATCAATGTAGAATTAAGGAATATGCAGAAAAGGTATCTCCGAAGCTTTAATACCTACACAGAAGCCAGCCAGGAAAGAGAAAGATTATTGGGAATCAATCAGGATAATCGATATGTAAACAATCCTCGAGAAAATTATCCTGTTAATCGGATGGATACAGCGGCAAGTCCGTATTACACCGTTATTGAATCCAGAGCATACTTCTATAAAAGCCCTAATAGAAATAGCAGAAAGAATAGTTACTTGTTGTATGGGGCTAAAATACAGGTTACAGAGGAAGCCAATGACTTTGTATATACCATATTTACCAATACTGAAGGAGTAACCAGTAGAGGATGGGTATTGAAAAGCCAGCTTTCTGCATACTAA